One segment of Variovorax sp. V93 DNA contains the following:
- a CDS encoding Bug family tripartite tricarboxylate transporter substrate binding protein, whose translation MTTSFRSTRRTALHMLAAGAASLALPAFAQWPDKPIKIIVTFPPGGSSDVLARLLAEQLSKKLGQPVVVDNKPGAGGTIGGAQVAAAAPDGYTLMLSNTTPIALGPFTLDKQPYDPVAAFSHIAYLGAAPLVIMASKPSGFKSYADFEAAGRKDGRMDFGSGGPGSIGHIHGELLKKITGINMVHVPYRGGAPMTTDLIANTIPVGIDVITAYVPFFKSGQLVPLAVTGAQRSPLMPDVPSIAELKQPKLVLENFFGLSGPARLPEDVVARLNAACNEVLVMPEIQKKLTELGIVAKPETVAAFNGFVKEQVNVLGPTVKGAGIKL comes from the coding sequence ATGACCACCAGCTTTCGCTCCACCCGCCGCACTGCGCTGCACATGCTCGCGGCAGGCGCCGCCTCGCTCGCCCTCCCCGCCTTCGCGCAATGGCCCGACAAGCCGATCAAGATCATCGTGACCTTTCCGCCGGGCGGCTCCAGCGACGTGCTGGCGCGCCTGCTGGCGGAACAGCTGTCGAAGAAGCTGGGGCAGCCCGTGGTCGTGGACAACAAGCCCGGCGCGGGCGGCACCATCGGCGGCGCGCAGGTGGCCGCGGCCGCACCCGACGGCTACACGCTGATGCTCTCGAACACCACGCCGATCGCGCTCGGCCCCTTCACGCTCGACAAGCAGCCCTACGATCCGGTGGCGGCCTTCAGCCACATCGCCTACCTGGGCGCCGCGCCGCTGGTCATCATGGCCAGCAAGCCGTCGGGGTTCAAGAGCTACGCGGATTTCGAGGCGGCCGGACGCAAGGACGGCCGCATGGACTTCGGCTCGGGCGGCCCCGGTTCGATCGGCCACATCCACGGCGAGCTGCTCAAGAAGATCACCGGAATCAACATGGTGCACGTGCCCTATCGCGGAGGCGCACCGATGACCACCGACCTGATCGCCAACACCATTCCGGTGGGCATCGACGTCATCACCGCGTACGTGCCCTTCTTCAAGAGCGGACAGCTGGTGCCGCTGGCCGTGACCGGCGCCCAGCGCTCGCCGCTGATGCCGGACGTGCCAAGCATCGCTGAACTCAAGCAGCCGAAGCTGGTGCTCGAGAACTTCTTCGGCCTGTCCGGACCGGCCAGGCTGCCGGAGGACGTGGTGGCGCGGCTCAACGCGGCCTGCAACGAGGTGCTCGTGATGCCCGAGATCCAGAAGAAGCTCACCGAACTGGGCATCGTGGCCAAGCCCGAGACCGTCGCCGCATTCAACGGCTTCGTGAAGGAGCAGGTGAACGTGCTGGGCCCGACGGTCAAGGGCGCGGGGATCAAGCTCTAG
- a CDS encoding nucleoside deaminase, whose product MRRALALSAKALETPGTEPFGAVVVKDGQVVGEGLNHSVANFDPTSHGEVEAIRDACRRLRSVDLAGCDLYTSCEPCALCVAAMRIAGIRELFYAASMEQAGQAFDGLPAAARHPIDVDDLRAEAGAPLALRKMPAQQHLADEATEVLAAWAAPRKR is encoded by the coding sequence ATGAGGCGGGCGCTGGCGCTTTCGGCCAAGGCCCTCGAAACGCCGGGCACCGAGCCGTTCGGGGCCGTGGTCGTGAAGGACGGGCAGGTCGTTGGCGAGGGGCTCAACCACTCGGTGGCGAACTTCGATCCGACCTCGCACGGCGAAGTCGAGGCGATCCGCGATGCCTGCAGGCGGCTGCGCAGCGTCGACCTTGCCGGCTGTGACCTGTACACCTCGTGCGAGCCATGCGCCTTGTGCGTGGCGGCGATGCGCATCGCCGGCATCCGCGAACTCTTCTACGCCGCCTCCATGGAACAGGCGGGCCAGGCCTTCGACGGGCTGCCGGCCGCGGCTCGCCACCCGATCGACGTGGACGATCTCCGGGCGGAAGCGGGCGCGCCGCTGGCCCTGCGCAAGATGCCGGCGCAGCAGCACCTGGCCGATGAAGCCACCGAGGTGCTGGCCGCCTGGGCGGCGCCGCGCAAGCGCTGA
- the gudD gene encoding glucarate dehydratase, translating to MTTLQSSSLSFSSPVVTAMRVVPVAGHDSMLMNLSGAHGPFFTRNLLILTDSAGHTGVGEVPGGEKIRQTLEDARGLIVGQPLGRHNAVLNAMRSAFANRDSAGRGQQTFDLRVTIHAVTAVEAALLDLLGQHLEVPVAALLGEGQQRDAVQMLGYLFYVGDRTRTDLPYESDPGAADDWFRLRHEEAMTPEAIVRLAEATHARYGFTDFKLKGGVLRGEEEVEAIRALHERFPKARVTLDPNGGWLLADAIRLCRDLHGVMAYAEDPCGAEGVFSGREVMAEFRRATGLPTATNMVATDWREMVHSLSLQSVDIPLADPHFWTMQGSVRVAQLCQAWGLTWGSHSNNHFDVSLAMFTHVAAAAPGKVTAIDTHWIWQDGQRLTKAPLQIEGGFVKVPTRGGLGVELDMDEVEKAHQLYLKHGLGARNDAQAMQYLIPNWSFDNKRPCMVR from the coding sequence ATGACGACACTTCAGTCCTCCTCTCTTTCATTCTCCAGCCCCGTCGTCACCGCCATGCGCGTGGTGCCCGTCGCAGGCCACGACAGCATGCTCATGAACCTGAGCGGCGCGCACGGCCCGTTCTTCACGCGCAACCTGCTGATCCTGACCGACAGCGCGGGCCACACCGGCGTCGGCGAAGTGCCCGGCGGCGAGAAGATCCGCCAGACCCTCGAGGATGCGCGCGGCCTCATCGTGGGCCAGCCCCTCGGCCGCCACAACGCCGTGCTCAACGCCATGCGCAGCGCTTTCGCCAACCGCGACAGCGCAGGCCGCGGCCAGCAGACCTTCGACCTGCGCGTGACCATCCATGCGGTCACGGCGGTGGAGGCGGCCTTGCTCGACCTGCTGGGCCAGCACCTCGAAGTGCCGGTGGCCGCACTGCTCGGCGAAGGCCAGCAGCGCGACGCCGTGCAGATGCTCGGCTACCTGTTCTACGTGGGCGACCGCACCAGGACCGACCTGCCCTACGAGAGCGACCCCGGCGCCGCCGACGACTGGTTCCGCCTGCGCCACGAAGAAGCCATGACGCCCGAAGCCATCGTGCGCCTGGCCGAGGCCACGCATGCGCGCTACGGCTTCACCGACTTCAAGCTCAAGGGCGGTGTGCTGCGCGGCGAGGAAGAAGTCGAAGCCATCCGCGCGCTGCACGAGCGCTTTCCCAAGGCGCGCGTCACGCTCGACCCGAACGGCGGCTGGCTGCTGGCCGATGCGATCCGTTTGTGCCGCGACCTGCACGGCGTCATGGCCTATGCCGAAGACCCCTGCGGCGCCGAAGGCGTGTTCTCCGGCCGCGAGGTGATGGCCGAGTTCCGCCGCGCCACGGGCCTGCCGACCGCCACCAACATGGTCGCCACCGACTGGCGCGAGATGGTGCACAGCCTCTCGCTGCAGTCGGTCGACATCCCGCTGGCCGACCCGCACTTCTGGACGATGCAGGGCTCGGTGCGCGTGGCCCAGCTGTGCCAGGCCTGGGGCCTGACCTGGGGCTCGCATTCGAACAACCACTTCGATGTGTCCTTGGCCATGTTCACGCACGTGGCGGCGGCCGCGCCGGGCAAGGTCACGGCCATCGACACGCACTGGATCTGGCAGGACGGCCAGCGCCTGACCAAGGCGCCGCTGCAGATCGAGGGCGGGTTCGTGAAGGTGCCCACGCGCGGCGGGCTGGGCGTGGAGCTCGACATGGACGAGGTCGAGAAGGCGCACCAGCTGTACCTGAAGCACGGCCTGGGTGCGCGCAACGATGCGCAGGCGATGCAATACCTGATCCCCAATTGGAGCTTTGACAACAAGCGGCCCTGCATGGTGCGCTGA
- a CDS encoding tripartite tricarboxylate transporter substrate binding protein has protein sequence MKKLLIALACSVSMAAFAQATNWPEKPVTIVVPFPAGGSTDMVARAMALQMQTKLGQTFLVDNKPGATGTIGAGFVKRAAPDGYTLLVSSLGAFVVTPHLQKSVPYDATKDFDYISVPVQAPNVLVASPGQKARTVAEVIAELKANPGKVSFASSGNGSSDHLSAEVFWQQTQTEGLHIPYKGGAPAINDLLGNQVNFSFQNVNAVLQHIKAGKLHAIAVTGDKRSPVLPNVPTLAEAGVKGAEVYSWQGLAAPKGLPPAVKEKLAAAAIAAINDPEVKKRMVEQGLEIVASTPAEFTAFQAREWTRWKTLIETRKITAD, from the coding sequence ATGAAAAAACTCTTGATTGCATTGGCCTGCTCGGTTTCGATGGCCGCTTTCGCGCAAGCGACGAACTGGCCCGAAAAGCCCGTGACCATCGTCGTGCCATTCCCGGCGGGCGGATCGACCGACATGGTGGCGCGCGCGATGGCCTTGCAGATGCAGACCAAGTTGGGACAGACCTTCCTCGTCGACAACAAGCCGGGCGCCACGGGCACGATCGGCGCCGGTTTCGTGAAGCGCGCGGCGCCGGATGGCTATACCCTGCTGGTCTCCTCGCTCGGTGCCTTCGTCGTGACGCCGCACCTGCAGAAGAGCGTGCCCTACGACGCGACCAAGGATTTCGACTACATCAGCGTCCCGGTCCAGGCGCCGAACGTGCTGGTCGCCAGCCCCGGCCAGAAGGCACGCACCGTGGCCGAAGTGATTGCCGAGCTGAAGGCGAACCCGGGCAAGGTGAGCTTCGCGAGCTCGGGCAACGGTTCGTCGGACCACCTGTCTGCCGAGGTCTTCTGGCAGCAGACCCAGACCGAGGGACTCCACATTCCCTACAAGGGCGGCGCACCTGCGATCAACGACCTGCTGGGCAACCAGGTGAACTTCTCGTTCCAGAACGTCAATGCCGTGCTCCAGCACATCAAGGCCGGCAAGCTCCACGCCATCGCCGTGACGGGCGACAAGCGCTCCCCCGTTCTGCCCAATGTGCCGACGCTGGCCGAGGCCGGTGTGAAGGGGGCCGAGGTCTATTCCTGGCAAGGTCTCGCGGCGCCGAAGGGCCTGCCGCCGGCCGTCAAGGAGAAGCTGGCCGCGGCCGCCATTGCCGCCATCAACGACCCGGAGGTGAAGAAGCGCATGGTGGAGCAGGGCCTCGAGATCGTCGCCAGCACGCCCGCCGAGTTCACCGCCTTCCAGGCCCGCGAGTGGACCCGCTGGAAGACGCTCATCGAGACACGCAAGATCACCGCCGATTGA
- the kdgD gene encoding 5-dehydro-4-deoxyglucarate dehydratase: MNPQELKSIMGSGLLSFPLTDFDANGDFNKKGYEQRLEWLAPYGASALFAAGGTGEFFSLTGDEYPGIIQTAVDTCRGVVPIIAGAGGPTRFAIQCAQAAEKAGAHGILLLPHYLTEAGQEGLAAHVEAVCKSVKFGVIVYNRATSRLKPETLAALAERNPNLVGFKDGVGDIEAMVAIYQKMGDRFAYLGGLPTAEVYAAAYKALGTPVYSSAVFNFIPKTAMDFYQAVAADDLPTQHRLLKNFFMPYLELRNRVPGYAVSIVKAGAKIVGHDAGPVRAPLTDLKPAEMEQLKVLIDALGPQ; this comes from the coding sequence ATGAACCCTCAAGAACTCAAATCCATCATGGGCTCCGGCCTGCTCTCGTTCCCGTTGACCGACTTCGACGCGAACGGCGACTTCAACAAGAAGGGCTACGAGCAGCGTCTCGAATGGCTCGCTCCCTACGGCGCGAGCGCGCTGTTCGCGGCCGGCGGCACCGGCGAGTTCTTCTCGCTGACCGGCGACGAGTACCCCGGCATCATCCAGACCGCGGTCGACACCTGCCGCGGCGTGGTGCCCATCATTGCGGGCGCCGGCGGCCCCACGCGCTTTGCGATCCAGTGCGCGCAGGCGGCCGAGAAGGCCGGCGCGCACGGCATCCTGCTGCTGCCGCACTACCTGACCGAAGCCGGCCAGGAAGGCCTGGCCGCGCACGTGGAAGCCGTGTGCAAGAGCGTGAAGTTCGGCGTGATCGTCTACAACCGCGCCACCAGCCGCCTCAAGCCCGAGACGCTGGCCGCGCTGGCCGAGCGCAACCCGAACCTCGTGGGCTTCAAGGACGGCGTGGGCGACATCGAGGCCATGGTGGCCATCTACCAGAAGATGGGCGATCGCTTCGCCTACCTGGGCGGGCTGCCCACGGCCGAGGTCTATGCCGCGGCCTACAAGGCGCTGGGCACGCCGGTGTATTCGTCGGCCGTCTTCAACTTCATCCCGAAGACCGCGATGGATTTCTACCAGGCCGTTGCCGCCGACGACCTGCCCACGCAGCACCGCCTGCTGAAGAACTTCTTCATGCCCTACCTGGAACTGCGCAACCGCGTGCCGGGCTATGCGGTGAGCATCGTCAAGGCCGGCGCGAAGATCGTCGGCCACGACGCCGGCCCGGTGCGCGCACCGCTCACCGACCTCAAGCCCGCCGAGATGGAACAGCTCAAGGTGCTGATCGACGCGCTCGGCCCGCAGTAA
- a CDS encoding PHB depolymerase family esterase: protein MKKFTMLAAASVVAAGCGGGGSNGYAFIPAPAAPPPAQATVTDDCAAVPGAAAAAPSSAALPLVLQTIKVNGEDRQYYEYAPRDVAALRDQDARGVEVVVSLHRAGQSAEDNARLTGWPTLAEEKGFVAIFPVAKPTGWNTAKDTARSDDHAFIVAAAAAVRTRYGLPSTMSTFLTGAGSGGVMAQELAMRELGVMATGVASFGAAAEPATLNLPAESLPRTAMAVWQFQCGADPFAKQTGFWRQANATDAQNQQAVGDLPTVTDFVKDNPVQQVRLSRLDRPAESPAISRLVWEELFGKVVRFPDNKSYNGTLHAEKSIADMGLTETIKSLRPGEPRRWLTYVPPQYQKLVAEGKKLPLLFSFHGRNGSARFQAEISEWHDVARDEGFIVVYPHGLKATWTTSIDADNPDVQFFLDLLDEMKRTYQIDDGRVFLNGSSQGTALTNRIAVQYPQLFAAIAPCYSGHLSAASYANPIVRTDIALPVWQCRGEQELPSEFPGGTAGETAARTFWRETVNQNFSSPAIAIDGRRTTEIWNSGRAEYRWQITSDIGHAWHPGQARKMWNEMLKRYRRNPDGSLERL from the coding sequence ATGAAGAAATTCACGATGCTGGCGGCTGCATCGGTCGTGGCCGCAGGATGCGGTGGCGGCGGGTCGAACGGATACGCCTTCATTCCAGCCCCCGCGGCACCTCCGCCAGCCCAGGCGACGGTGACCGACGACTGCGCCGCCGTGCCGGGCGCGGCAGCAGCGGCTCCCTCTTCGGCAGCACTTCCCCTCGTCCTGCAGACGATCAAGGTCAACGGCGAGGACCGCCAGTATTACGAGTACGCGCCGCGCGACGTCGCTGCCCTTCGCGACCAGGATGCCAGGGGCGTGGAAGTGGTCGTCTCATTGCACCGGGCGGGGCAGTCCGCGGAGGACAACGCCCGTCTCACGGGCTGGCCCACGCTCGCGGAAGAGAAGGGCTTCGTCGCGATCTTTCCGGTGGCCAAGCCGACGGGCTGGAACACGGCCAAGGACACGGCCCGCTCCGACGATCACGCGTTCATCGTCGCAGCGGCCGCAGCCGTGCGCACGCGCTACGGGCTTCCATCGACGATGTCCACTTTCCTGACCGGCGCAGGATCCGGCGGCGTCATGGCGCAGGAGCTCGCCATGCGCGAACTCGGCGTCATGGCCACCGGCGTCGCGTCGTTCGGCGCCGCCGCCGAACCGGCAACGCTCAATCTCCCCGCGGAAAGTCTGCCCAGGACCGCGATGGCGGTCTGGCAATTCCAGTGCGGCGCCGATCCATTTGCCAAGCAGACGGGCTTCTGGCGGCAGGCGAACGCAACGGATGCGCAAAACCAGCAGGCAGTTGGCGACCTTCCGACGGTGACGGATTTCGTGAAGGACAACCCGGTCCAGCAAGTCAGGCTGTCACGGCTCGACCGACCGGCGGAATCGCCCGCGATCTCGAGGCTGGTGTGGGAAGAGCTGTTCGGCAAGGTGGTGCGCTTCCCGGACAACAAGTCCTACAACGGAACGCTGCATGCGGAAAAGAGCATTGCGGACATGGGGCTCACGGAAACGATCAAGAGCCTGCGCCCCGGCGAGCCGCGGCGCTGGTTGACCTACGTCCCTCCGCAATACCAGAAGCTGGTGGCGGAAGGAAAGAAGCTTCCGCTCCTGTTCTCTTTTCACGGCCGCAATGGGTCGGCACGCTTCCAGGCGGAGATTTCGGAATGGCACGACGTGGCGCGCGACGAGGGCTTCATCGTCGTGTATCCGCATGGTCTCAAGGCGACCTGGACGACATCGATCGATGCAGACAATCCCGACGTCCAGTTCTTCCTCGACCTGCTCGATGAGATGAAGAGGACCTACCAGATCGACGATGGCCGTGTCTTCCTGAACGGATCGTCGCAGGGCACCGCGCTCACGAACCGCATCGCCGTGCAATACCCGCAGCTGTTCGCGGCGATCGCGCCTTGCTACTCGGGGCACCTCTCGGCCGCCAGCTATGCGAATCCCATTGTGCGGACCGATATCGCACTGCCGGTGTGGCAATGCCGGGGGGAGCAGGAACTGCCGAGCGAATTCCCCGGGGGCACCGCGGGCGAGACCGCCGCGAGGACGTTCTGGCGCGAAACCGTCAACCAGAACTTCTCCTCGCCGGCCATCGCGATCGACGGGCGGCGCACGACCGAGATCTGGAACAGCGGACGCGCGGAGTACCGCTGGCAGATCACCTCGGACATCGGCCATGCGTGGCATCCGGGCCAGGCCCGAAAGATGTGGAACGAGATGCTGAAGCGCTATCGGCGCAACCCCGACGGCTCCCTGGAACGCCTCTGA
- a CDS encoding MBL fold metallo-hydrolase → MKTVLNQRRIFPALLASLLVLGCGGSDSRGNGGISIPGQLPGQIPGAGPENPPEPPAAPVFRAAGLVYGTPAATSDDKGNDTISIPVLTQSGARSLSVAVPTAKTAALLASLAPGNLVDWIPGSDAGTVAVPAGTTPVFNVILAKGKSTAAQFNLKKYGAAVSRNDNAPGPMVAAGWVYDKTGATITVGDGHTLTADQAGRPYAQPIRRYEETYAVSPDVKVFNVNTADYAKSAVSDFASIPVTASYDYGTTSRQSAYLLFDNNYLAADTAKVVAIWYFTPPSTTDGKPVWDVPTLSTMLDDKGSDPVSGQPYSKINATSPSSAPYSRSTEPFEMVKNTMYYVGDNEVASYLLKADMGTPNDPSDDKVIKVDAGWPNSGYQYWKNMELVGVDPRSVTDIWLTHGHSDHYGTVVEQLRMMDNAGKPIALWASKEDAVGVTSDLQGNAWNITGALPASETVIRERISHSYEYDKWYDYGNVKIMVIWSPGHTPGSTNMLFKVKNPGDGKFYTFGYHGGYGFNGLNSPTAANGWLRLSFQHGFSYLQNTLDVDFVAPQHTNQFPIVEVYQALKAYNRDPANAGAPLTMLDAMRSKVFDSPAVGGVNITGEFSNQLEKRRSVASYAASDAANATYKSIETSGPFKPGREAGLTSVSARILDDGKIIQGFVGPQNKNPKLPLLANGITTSTDQYVNDPGGYYVQVAIDVQDTVYKGYIPEGFTQFSPGLGTTITYKGGPVESVHADKGSFHPPEYLRTQRLGSLADAQAVLATIAKGQTKTISLTRASEIVVPAIVTQTFQ, encoded by the coding sequence ATGAAAACAGTCCTGAACCAACGGCGCATCTTTCCTGCGCTCCTCGCATCCTTGCTGGTGCTCGGCTGCGGCGGAAGCGACTCGCGCGGCAACGGTGGTATTTCGATCCCTGGCCAGCTCCCGGGCCAGATCCCGGGCGCAGGACCTGAGAACCCGCCGGAGCCACCTGCTGCGCCGGTCTTCAGGGCCGCCGGCCTGGTGTACGGCACACCCGCCGCAACCTCGGACGACAAGGGCAACGACACCATCAGCATCCCGGTGCTCACCCAGAGCGGCGCCAGAAGCCTGTCGGTTGCCGTTCCCACTGCGAAGACGGCCGCCCTCCTCGCCAGCCTCGCGCCCGGCAACCTGGTGGACTGGATACCCGGCAGCGATGCCGGCACGGTGGCCGTTCCGGCCGGCACCACGCCGGTCTTCAACGTCATCCTCGCGAAGGGCAAATCGACCGCCGCCCAGTTCAACCTGAAGAAATACGGCGCCGCAGTCAGCCGGAACGACAACGCGCCCGGACCGATGGTCGCGGCGGGCTGGGTCTACGACAAGACGGGAGCCACCATCACCGTGGGCGACGGCCACACCCTGACGGCGGACCAGGCCGGCCGGCCCTATGCGCAGCCGATCAGGCGCTACGAGGAGACCTATGCGGTCTCGCCCGATGTGAAGGTGTTCAACGTCAACACCGCCGACTATGCGAAGAGCGCCGTTTCCGACTTCGCTTCGATTCCGGTCACTGCCAGCTACGACTACGGCACCACGTCGCGCCAGAGCGCCTATCTGCTTTTCGACAACAACTACCTCGCGGCCGATACGGCCAAGGTGGTCGCGATCTGGTACTTCACGCCGCCATCGACCACGGACGGCAAGCCGGTGTGGGACGTGCCCACGCTCAGCACCATGCTGGACGACAAGGGCAGCGATCCTGTCTCCGGTCAGCCCTACAGCAAGATCAACGCGACCTCGCCGTCGTCGGCGCCGTACTCCCGCAGCACCGAGCCGTTCGAGATGGTGAAGAACACGATGTACTACGTGGGGGACAACGAAGTCGCCTCGTACCTGCTCAAGGCCGACATGGGCACGCCCAACGATCCGTCGGACGACAAGGTGATCAAGGTCGATGCCGGATGGCCCAACAGCGGCTACCAGTACTGGAAGAACATGGAGCTCGTCGGCGTCGATCCGCGATCGGTCACCGACATCTGGCTGACGCATGGCCACAGCGACCATTACGGCACGGTCGTCGAGCAGCTCAGGATGATGGACAACGCCGGCAAGCCGATCGCGCTCTGGGCGTCGAAGGAAGATGCCGTGGGCGTCACGTCCGACCTGCAGGGCAACGCCTGGAACATCACGGGGGCGCTGCCGGCCAGCGAGACCGTGATCCGCGAGCGCATCTCCCATTCGTACGAATACGACAAGTGGTACGACTACGGCAACGTGAAGATCATGGTGATCTGGTCGCCGGGCCACACACCGGGCAGCACCAACATGCTGTTCAAGGTGAAGAACCCCGGCGACGGCAAGTTCTACACCTTCGGCTACCACGGGGGCTACGGCTTCAATGGCCTCAACAGCCCGACCGCCGCCAATGGCTGGCTGCGCCTGTCGTTCCAGCATGGCTTCAGCTACCTGCAGAACACGCTCGATGTGGACTTCGTGGCGCCGCAGCACACCAACCAGTTCCCCATCGTCGAGGTCTACCAGGCGCTGAAGGCCTACAACCGCGACCCGGCGAACGCGGGCGCCCCGCTGACCATGCTCGATGCGATGCGCTCGAAGGTGTTCGATTCGCCCGCCGTCGGCGGCGTGAACATCACCGGCGAGTTCTCCAACCAGTTGGAGAAGCGCCGCTCGGTGGCGTCCTACGCGGCGAGCGACGCCGCGAATGCGACGTACAAGAGCATCGAGACCTCCGGTCCCTTCAAGCCCGGCCGCGAAGCCGGCCTGACCTCCGTGTCGGCCAGGATCCTGGACGACGGGAAAATCATCCAGGGCTTCGTGGGTCCGCAGAACAAGAACCCGAAGCTCCCCCTGCTGGCGAACGGCATCACGACCTCGACGGACCAGTACGTGAACGATCCGGGCGGCTACTACGTGCAGGTCGCCATCGACGTGCAGGACACGGTCTACAAGGGCTACATCCCCGAGGGCTTCACGCAGTTCAGTCCGGGCCTGGGGACCACCATCACCTACAAGGGCGGCCCGGTCGAGTCCGTTCATGCGGACAAAGGCAGCTTCCATCCGCCGGAGTACCTGCGCACGCAGCGCCTGGGCTCGCTGGCCGACGCGCAGGCCGTGCTCGCCACCATCGCCAAGGGACAGACGAAGACCATCTCGCTCACCCGGGCGAGCGAGATCGTCGTGCCGGCCATCGTCACCCAGACCTTCCAATGA
- a CDS encoding tetratricopeptide repeat protein encodes MKRGRCARKAARLLPALLALCLAVPGCAAAAQPDDPEAQYELARRYGNGAGVPMDREQAFKLYAASAAQGFAKAEYELANHYRGQTGRALDLAMASGYLERSARHGYAPAQADLGFVYFNGNGSTPRDLAKSFHWFKRAADGGAVIAQCMVADFYKQGLGGVERNPREAFRWYRLTATRADRCAAKSQYELYASYASGSGVRKNLPAAMAWLKRAAEAGNPQAQRALGLAYENGAGVERNPVLARTWLKRSREGVAPHDDHAHEDEPKPGRVPAPGHAH; translated from the coding sequence ATGAAGCGGGGCCGCTGTGCGAGGAAGGCGGCCCGCCTCCTTCCTGCCCTCCTCGCGCTCTGCCTCGCCGTTCCTGGTTGTGCCGCGGCGGCGCAACCGGATGATCCCGAAGCGCAATACGAGCTGGCACGGCGATACGGCAACGGCGCGGGGGTGCCGATGGACAGGGAACAGGCGTTCAAGCTCTACGCGGCCTCCGCCGCCCAGGGCTTTGCGAAGGCGGAGTATGAGCTCGCCAACCACTACCGCGGCCAAACGGGCCGGGCACTGGACCTGGCCATGGCATCCGGCTATCTCGAACGGTCGGCGCGGCACGGGTACGCACCGGCCCAGGCCGACCTGGGCTTCGTCTACTTCAACGGAAACGGCAGCACGCCCAGGGACCTCGCGAAATCATTCCACTGGTTCAAGCGCGCCGCGGACGGCGGCGCCGTGATCGCGCAATGCATGGTGGCCGACTTCTACAAGCAGGGGCTGGGCGGCGTCGAGCGAAACCCTCGCGAGGCATTCAGGTGGTACCGGCTGACCGCGACCCGCGCCGACCGATGCGCCGCCAAGTCTCAGTATGAGCTGTACGCAAGCTATGCCTCGGGCAGTGGCGTCCGCAAGAACCTGCCCGCGGCCATGGCTTGGTTGAAGCGCGCAGCGGAAGCCGGCAACCCCCAGGCTCAACGTGCCCTGGGCCTGGCTTACGAGAACGGTGCTGGCGTCGAGCGCAACCCGGTGCTCGCGCGCACGTGGCTCAAGAGATCCCGCGAAGGGGTCGCACCGCACGATGACCATGCGCACGAGGACGAACCGAAGCCGGGGCGCGTCCCCGCCCCGGGGCACGCCCACTGA
- a CDS encoding LacI family DNA-binding transcriptional regulator, with amino-acid sequence MTDRPLQPRHLSVTVMDVAKLAGVSAMTVSRVFNAPHSVNAKTLARVQAAVASTGYVPNRGAGGLRSARTRLVSAVVPTLSGPVFLDTIEALNSRLQQHGYQLMVGQSGYSTSTEDDLVRDIIGRRPDGIVLTGVVHSEPGRQRLLAAGIPIVETWDVALDPIDMLVGFSHEAVGRSVAEYLLQKGRRRLALIGGDDPRSVRRAEAFTAMAQAQGAVAPIVHLVPAPTKLSDGRRALRSILQSNLPVDGVFCSSDMLALGVLTEARAAGLGVPADLSVVGFGDLNFAADLDPALTTVRIDGRRIGQIAADCIVERAAGRRPPELIVDVGFTIVRRASA; translated from the coding sequence ATGACCGATCGTCCTTTGCAGCCTCGCCATCTGAGCGTCACCGTGATGGACGTCGCCAAGCTCGCGGGCGTGTCGGCGATGACGGTGTCGAGGGTCTTCAATGCGCCCCACTCGGTCAACGCCAAGACGCTCGCCAGGGTGCAGGCAGCCGTGGCGTCCACGGGCTACGTGCCGAACCGCGGCGCGGGCGGGCTGCGCTCCGCCAGGACACGCCTGGTATCGGCGGTGGTGCCGACCCTGTCGGGGCCTGTCTTCCTCGACACCATCGAGGCGCTGAATTCCCGGCTCCAGCAGCACGGCTACCAGCTCATGGTGGGGCAGAGCGGCTACAGCACTTCGACGGAGGACGACCTCGTGCGCGACATCATCGGGCGCCGGCCCGACGGCATCGTGCTCACCGGCGTCGTGCACAGCGAGCCCGGGCGCCAGCGGCTCCTCGCGGCGGGCATTCCGATCGTCGAGACCTGGGATGTGGCGCTCGATCCGATCGACATGCTGGTCGGCTTCTCGCACGAGGCCGTCGGCCGCAGCGTCGCGGAATACCTGCTGCAGAAGGGTCGCCGGCGGCTCGCCCTGATCGGCGGCGACGACCCCCGGTCGGTGCGCCGAGCGGAAGCGTTCACGGCGATGGCGCAGGCCCAGGGCGCCGTGGCCCCGATCGTGCATCTCGTCCCCGCGCCGACCAAGCTCAGCGACGGCCGGCGCGCCCTGCGCTCGATCCTGCAGTCCAACCTGCCGGTCGACGGGGTCTTCTGCAGTTCCGACATGCTGGCGCTGGGCGTGCTGACCGAAGCGCGTGCCGCCGGCCTCGGCGTTCCCGCCGATCTTTCGGTCGTCGGCTTCGGCGACCTGAACTTTGCGGCAGACCTGGATCCGGCGCTGACCACCGTGCGGATCGACGGGCGGCGCATCGGCCAGATCGCGGCCGACTGCATCGTCGAGCGGGCCGCGGGACGGCGTCCGCCGGAGCTGATCGTCGACGTGGGCTTCACGATCGTTCGTCGGGCGAGCGCCTAG